A stretch of Maniola hyperantus chromosome 15, iAphHyp1.2, whole genome shotgun sequence DNA encodes these proteins:
- the LOC117989003 gene encoding G-protein coupled receptor Mth2-like codes for MAVELGKMYYRVQGEAAEVYSLTDKWRLVSHFCLEFVVRSQNEPKPQIVTVPNPIKDPQKFVITFYCFTISSVFMVVVLLVYMALPELRNLGGMILIAYVTSLLVAFILLAMMQRIHFTAPFCIYITASFYFAILSSFCWMNVMSVDIWWTFRGYAKARPIHRRGERFKFCMYCLYGWGLPGIMTIGFVAIIEADLPVTFIRPRIPDEGCFLEGVPKNLYLYIPMTILILSNWVFFLMTAYNIRRLMRGTGILSSDSEAAGNPNAHRKQKLRLMVYLKLSVIMGINWLFETLSITVAPDHFIWQISDLYNMFMGVAIFLIFVFKRKIYYKLKLRGRDDNRGMRRGDAPHTRMSPTVTHTG; via the exons ATGGCAGTGGAACTCGGCAAGATGTACTACAGGGTGCAGGGTGAG GCCGCGGAGGTGTACTCACTCACTGACAAATGGCGTTTGGTTTCCCACTTCTGTCTCGAATTCGTGGTTCGCTCACAAAATGAACCGAAGCCCCAAATTGTAACAGTACCAAATCCAATCAAGGATCCACAAAAGTTTGTGATTACCTTTTACT GCTTTACAATATCTTCAGTGTTCATGGTGGTGGTGCTTCTCGTGTACATGGCGTTGCCTGAACTGCGCAACCTTGGCGGCATGATACTGATAGCATACGTGACCAGTTTGTTGGTAGCCTTCATTTTACTGGCGATGATGCAGAGGATACATTTCACAGCGCCGTTCTGTATTTATATCA CTGCATCATTCTACTTTGCCATATTGTCGTCGTTCTGCTGGATGAATGTTATGTCGGTCGATATTTGGTGGACTTTCCG GGGGTACGCGAAAGCCAGACCCATTCATAGAAGAGGAGAACGCTTCAAATTTTGCATGTATTGCCTCTACGGATGGGGGCTGCCTGGCATCATGACTATAGGATTCGTTGCCATCATCGAAGCTGATTTACCGGTAACGTTTATCAGACCTCGCATACCTGACGAAGGGTGCTTTCTTGAag GTGTACCGAAAAATCTGTACCTGTACATACCTATGACGATCTTAATTCTGAGCAACTGGGTGTTCTTCCTGATGACAGCCTATAACATCAGACGATTGATGCGAGGCACTGGTATCTTGAGCTCTGATTCTGAAGCTGCTGGTAACCCTAATGCTCACCGGAAACAGAAGCTCAG ATTAATGGTTTACCTCAAGCTGTCCGTTATAATGGGCATCAATTGGCTGTTTGAGACGCTGAGCATCACCGTGGCCCCGGACCACTTCATCTGGCAGATCTCTGACCTATACAATATGTTTATGGGCGTTGCAATATTTCTTATATTTGTGTTCAAGAGGAAAATATACTATAAACTCAAGTTAAG gggtcgagatgacaatcggggtatgaggcggggggacgccccgcacacccgcatgtcacccacggtcacccacaccgg ATGA